TCGTGAGCGCCTTGGGCGACGAGATTCGAGATCACAGCGTAGACGCCGACGATGGCGAGCAAGAGCGCGAAACCTGCGAACGCGCCGAGCACGCCTTTCCCGGCGTGTCTTCGTCGGGCAGGAACAGTCGGCCGCGCGCGGCCTTCGCGCCAAGTATGTGAAACAGGTTCGACGACGTCTTGAGCACCTCGACCCGTTGAGGTTCGGGAAAGGGAGGCTGACCGCCGCGACCAATCATAGTCCCGACGCGTCCCTGTGAGATCGACAGCTCGGAGAACGATCGATTCTCGTTCTTGACGTCCATGTACTCGCCCGGCGAGGGCCAGTCCTGGGGGATGTTGATACCGGGAGATCTGAGCCACAACACCGCGAGCCGATCTGGATCCGGATACGGGAGGGGCTTGAGCAGCAGAGCACTGACGACGCTGAAGATGGCCGTGGTCGCTCCGATGCCGATCGCGAGCGACACCACGATGACGAACGTCAGGCCGGGCGTTCGCCGGAAGGTGCGGAGGCGTATCGGACATCCTGCGGGAAATCGCTCATCGCTCGCTCTCTCTGTAGATGGCAGCCAATAGAGTAGACAAGTACTGCCGGACTGCCGTTAGGCTACTTGAGGGTGACGTTCGCGTTCGGAATGTCTCGATTGACCAGCGAGTCCACGTCGCCGAATTCCGGTTTCCTGGGGGCATCAAAGGGCCGCCAGAAGCCGTTGGGCTCCTCGGGCCCGAATGCGCCCATGTCGAGAGTCCCGTTGCCGTTGCGATCCTCGAACGCGCTGATCGCCCACCGGCCCGCGGGCACGTCGAAATGAAAGAGCGGCTCCTCGCCGGCGGCAATCCGGCGGGTCTGCGCTGGTCGCACGAGGAACCCGTCGGCCTGCCAGAGCGCGACGTAGATAACGTTCTTCCCGGAAGCTCCCACCACTCGGCCCGAAAGCTTGAACGTTTCCGAGAATGTGTTCAACGTCGCCGAGGCGCCGACGACTCCGACCAGTCCAATCGCCAGCAGCAGAGCTCGAAGTTTTTTCATAGCAGATGTCCGCAAGGTTGTGCGCTCTACGGAGAGAAATAGCGTTAGTGTCGGTTGCGAGGGACTGCGTTGAACGACGTGAGAAGAAAGCGACCACCGCGTGCGTCCGTTGCGGTGGCCGACGGCAATCGATCTGCGGCAGAACGTGATTGACCTGCTCGTGGTGGATTCTGTACAACGAGCGATGGCGGTCGCGCCCTTTGTGAAAGAGTTCGAATCATCACCGTCTCCTGGTGAGAAGTGATCGGTACGAACGTCGTTGTCAGCGCCACGTGCGGAGCAGTCATCGGTACTTGCGTACCCTGTTAACGGATGTCGTCGCTGCGTCCGTGGCGCGTGTTGCTCGGCGGTTGGCGGGCCGTGAGAAGTCACTGAAGCCAAGCGGTCGGCGCGCGAACGGCTCATTCGGATCGTCATCGCGAAGATCGTGTGATCGGAAGG
This sequence is a window from Gemmatimonadaceae bacterium. Protein-coding genes within it:
- a CDS encoding DUF2141 domain-containing protein, translated to MKKLRALLLAIGLVGVVGASATLNTFSETFKLSGRVVGASGKNVIYVALWQADGFLVRPAQTRRIAAGEEPLFHFDVPAGRWAISAFEDRNGNGTLDMGAFGPEEPNGFWRPFDAPRKPEFGDVDSLVNRDIPNANVTLK